TCTTTTTTAAACGCATAAGAAGATGAAAGCTTTGCAAGCTTCCATCTTCAATCTTAGACACCCTTGTCTTTATTGAATGGCATCTAGCTTTGTTTTATATTCATCATATATTGATTGTGGTAGAGGAGCGAATCCAGTTTCTCCAGCAAATTCTGGTGCAGCTTCTAATACGTAGTATGCATAGTCAAGAATTGGAGGCTCTTCCGCTGCATGCTGAGCATTTAAATAAGTGTATA
This genomic window from Bacillaceae bacterium S4-13-56 contains:
- a CDS encoding phosphate ABC transporter phosphate-binding protein; translation: IAFFGYGYYVNNQDKIQAIKVDFGNGPVEPSLDTIGEDLDYAEFTRPVYTYLNAQHAAEEPPILDYAYYVLEAAPEFAGETGFAPLPQSIYDEYKTKLDAIQ